The nucleotide sequence GTATGAATGGCATACCATACCGGTTCATCTTGTACGTGCTTTCAAATACAAGCACGTCGCCGAAGTCCTCATAGTCATGACGAGACTGGGAGTCACACCAGAACATCCTATTCATATGTCCTTCCTTGTCTAGCTTGTACTCGAAAAAGAAGCTAGGATCCCTCTGTTTCCTACTGGCCATGATGCCTATGACTATGGCAGCATCACCTTTTGaaagcagcttcctcttctccCTGGCGCAAAGGTTGTATATTTCACGCCTGGTAAAACCAACACCGCCATACCATACATGTTTGCTGATGAACGAATCCATCATGTCATGAATTCTAATCCCTGCAGCTCCCATGTGGACAGTATCTCAGCTCTCTGgtactctttgatttttttctgtgGGACCAAAGAAAAGGTACCTCGTCCGGTCCTGCCAAGATATGGCTATGCTTGTCCTCAAAACTATCAACATACCAAACCCCACGCTTTTGGTCAAGCTTCACGGTCAGGTGCTCTTTGTAGTGGCAGCGTGTCTCGGGTCAGAGCCTACGGTTGTGTCCTTCCTTGGTTAGCAACCTGCTATCACGTTTTCCTTGTCTGGAACAAACAAATCGCCTATAACGCATATGACGTGACTCGGTTTTGGTATACCTGACCCTATTCTTTCTAATGTTGAAACCATTTTCTCTAGCATAGCTGTTGTAGAAATCATACGCAGCTTCATGAGACGTAAAAGTCTTTTGTATTATCtgcatgaacatatccctcttatcatctgcacTAGCAGTATCTTGGACATTCTTTTTCCCCTCAACTTCTGTCACCTACACAATCATAACATAGCCATGAAAACAGTTTTCTATGGTATAACATTACTTCCATACAACATTCATAACATACATACCCCACTCATGATGACCGACGATTGCGACTCCCCAGAATCAGGTGCAGCTAATGACCGACGATTGCGACTCCCCATAAAGGTCACCTAAGGACATAAAAGTGCACATGATAACATATTATTAATAGGATAAAGATGAGCAGAACAGAGGCAGGTTGGTTGATCACAAAGATTAGCAAGCCCTGCTGAGGTCAATCATACAGCTTCAGAAGGAAAAAACCATGTCAGGCCCCACTGTCCGGCTTGGCGTTGCGGTACTGCAGGACTCCCTGAAAGTAATGGCATGATTATCCCATTTCTCACGTTATATATGCCAGCGTCGCGAAGAGGGTCTGCAGAAGCCTCCGGACAAGGATAGTCGCAGATGAAGTAGATGCAGTCCTCCTGGGATCCACTGCATTCACCAGCAGGCAGGAACTTCGAGCTTTGCTTGCCAAGAAAGAGCACATGGCCACTCAAATCACTTACCAGTCTCCAATGACCAGGGTTGGTGCTCAAGTCTGCCTCAAGGACATTAAATCCAACAGTTTGAGAATTCCTAAAACCCTGTGACTTTGTAAATCGTTGCACCATCAGCAGCCTACCACCACATTCCACTAAATACTGCCAAAGTCCATAGAACTCCTTTTTAGACAGGTATGGAGGCGTTCTCAGATAATCACCCATAGAGTCAATCAGGCATTCCATGTTTGGCTTACTACCAAGGTTCTCACTGAAATCAACGACGAAAAGCTTGAAAAACTCAGACACCACGTACAACCTTCCATCGAAGAATGCAAGGTCCACTAATATTGTTGGGTCCTCAGTGCTTGTGCCTCTGAATGAGTAAGTGGCAGCAGGTGGTTGGATAATACAAAGATCAAGAGAATAACCATTGCCAATGATCAGCGCAGCAGCAAGGGACTTTGGTGATGAGTCCAGGGACGAGGGAGCCACCAACTTATAGGAAACAGCTGGGAAATGACCAAGTTCAGCATGGTTATCTATCTCGCTCTGCCAAACAGTGACTAGATTAGGAAGCTCCAATGTGGTCTTGGAGAAAGGGTTCACCAATGAACATGCACCATCACTGCTCATGAGGAATAGCCTGTTTTCAACGGAGCCATGCCAACGAGCACCATTGGGCAGAGACATGTGGTGAACCTCACTGCCTAGGATGCTGAGGAAGGTTCCATCCGGGAGGGTGAGCCATGGGAATGGAAAGGGAAGGGTCTTTGATACACTATTAGAGCGCCATGGGTGACAGACTGCCCTCAGGAGAACACGGTCAGCTAAGGAAGGGAGGCGCTTCAGGACAAGGCCCAAGAGTTCCGGCGCAAGATCTGACCAAGGTCCAAACTGTGCAGCCTCCATCATGCAAGTCTACAAAACAAGATATATGATTCATAGTTTAGCAGAGTAAGAAAATTGTAATGCATATGCTTGCTGAACTACTCTGACACCAAAGGCCATCACAAAGCAATAGAAGTTCAGAGTATATCAAAAATACAAAGATATCGTGGAAACCAGCAAAGCAATCCATCAGTCCTAAAATAGAAGTATATTTGCACAACTAGCTTTGCAGTTCATGGTTATCACATATATGCTTCTTGCACTTGGCAACGGCAGAAAAGCAGGCAGTGAAGCACTATTTATTTGTCACAGTAACCACAACAAAGTACGGAAATAATAGAAACACCAACAGCGCAGCTTCATATGTATGGTGAGTTGACAAGGTCTTCTTAGTTTCTCATGTTTATTTTTTAAAGTCACCGGGGGACAAAAAGCCCACCTAAATTAGTTTCTCATGTCCAATGGCTTGACACTTTTTCTTTTGACGGGCCCAACGGCTTGACACTAATAAGCTACTCAGGATAGTCCATTCTCTATTTATTTTTCATATGAGGAAGCAATTTTCTGTTATATGAAATATGTCTAACAAGAAGTGACATTTCGTACAAGTACAGGGTGAAGTGATGACAAATGGGAATCTGAGCCAAGTTTAACCATTCCTGAAGATTCGTCACCTTAAACTCCATTGCAGAACTTAGAACAGCTAGAAAATACTataccctttgttcctaaatataagatgttttggcaaTTCTATTTAAACTGCCAAAACATCTTACATTTAGAAACAGAGGTAGTACCTTACGTTTGTAGTTTTTGGATCAGATACAAGAACTTTATTACCAAGGTTTGCTCACCTAACATAAATAATTTTGATCGACCTTTTTTATCCAAAACAAAAACAGTTGGGT is from Triticum dicoccoides isolate Atlit2015 ecotype Zavitan unplaced genomic scaffold, WEW_v2.0 scaffold89456, whole genome shotgun sequence and encodes:
- the LOC119348352 gene encoding uncharacterized protein LOC119348352, which encodes TCMMEAAQFGPWSDLAPELLGLVLKRLPSLADRVLLRAVCHPWRSNSVSKTLPFPFPWLTLPDGTFLSILGSEVHHMSLPNGARWHGSVENRLFLMSSDGACSLVNPFSKTTLELPNLVTVWQSEIDNHAELGHFPAVSYKLVAPSSLDSSPKSLAAALIIGNGYSLDLCIIQPPAATYSFRGTSTEDPTILVDLAFFDGRLYVVSEFFKLFVVDFSENLGSKPNMECLIDSMGDYLRTPPYLSKKEFYGLWQYLVECGGRLLMVQRFTKSQGFRNSQTVGFNVLEADLSTNPGHWRLVSDLSGHVLFLGKQSSKFLPAGECSGSQEDCIYFICDYPCPEASADPLRDAGIYNVRNGIIMPLLSGSPAVPQRQAGQWGLTWFFPSEAV